A genomic region of Mitsuaria sp. 7 contains the following coding sequences:
- the ligA gene encoding NAD-dependent DNA ligase LigA: MTPSRSASVSSPSAPQTVPQTAVQAAARAAELRAQLHHHAHLYYVLDTPSLPDAEYDKLFQELQAIEAAFPALLTPDSPTQRVGGQVLDGFEPVRHVVPMLSIRTETDTEASGAENFDARVRRELDLGENAAPVEYAAELKFDGLAISLRYEHGVLVQAATRGNGETGEDVTQNVRTIKQIPLKLKGEGAKAAVLEVRGEAYMRRDDFEALNERQRAANEKTFVNPRNTAAGAIRQLDPALVRQRPLSFFAYGIGETQGWEIPATHGAMLEALQSYGLPVNADRAVVRGAEGLVAFHRSIGGKRDELPFDIDGVVYKVNSRELQRRLGFVSREPRWAVAHKYPAQEQVTRLDRIDIQVGRTGKLTPVAKLEPVFVGGTTVSNATLHNLFEMRRKGIRVGDQVIIRRAGDVIPEVVGKVDAKRASYVPNFRMPRHCPICGSDVVRERGGIDHRCSGGIFCPAQRKQAMLHFAGRRAMDIEGLGDKLVDQLVDGGIVTSLPGLYKLGVAKLTALERMGDRSALNLIDALEKSKRTTMARFLFALGIRQVGETTAKDLAKHFGNMDGLMSATEEQLLAVKDVGPIVAKSIAAFFAEAHNREVVEQLFAAGVEFPQSEGAAAAPAGPQPLAGKTLVLTGTLPTLSRDEAKELIEAAGGKVSGSVSKKTSYVIAGEEAGSKLDKARELGVTVLDEEGLQALLAAPPDVLAAG, encoded by the coding sequence ATGACTCCCTCGAGGTCCGCTTCCGTGTCTTCGCCCTCCGCCCCACAGACCGTCCCACAGACCGCCGTACAGGCCGCCGCGCGCGCCGCGGAACTCCGCGCGCAGCTCCATCACCACGCCCACCTCTACTACGTGCTCGACACGCCGTCGCTGCCCGACGCCGAGTACGACAAGCTGTTCCAGGAACTGCAGGCGATCGAGGCCGCGTTCCCGGCGCTGCTGACGCCGGACTCGCCGACGCAGCGCGTGGGCGGGCAGGTGCTGGACGGCTTCGAGCCGGTCAGGCACGTGGTGCCGATGCTGTCGATCCGCACCGAGACCGACACCGAGGCCAGCGGCGCCGAGAACTTCGACGCGCGCGTGCGCCGCGAGCTGGACCTGGGCGAGAACGCCGCGCCGGTCGAGTACGCGGCCGAGCTGAAATTCGACGGGCTGGCGATCAGTCTGCGTTACGAGCACGGCGTGCTGGTGCAGGCCGCCACGCGCGGCAACGGCGAGACCGGCGAGGACGTGACGCAGAACGTGCGCACGATCAAGCAGATCCCGTTGAAGCTCAAGGGCGAGGGCGCGAAAGCCGCGGTGCTGGAAGTGCGCGGCGAGGCCTACATGCGCCGCGACGATTTCGAGGCGCTCAACGAGCGCCAGCGCGCCGCCAACGAGAAGACCTTCGTGAACCCGCGCAACACGGCTGCGGGCGCGATCCGGCAACTGGATCCGGCGCTGGTGCGGCAGCGGCCGCTGAGCTTCTTCGCCTACGGCATCGGCGAGACGCAGGGCTGGGAGATCCCGGCCACGCACGGTGCGATGCTGGAGGCGCTGCAGAGCTACGGCCTACCGGTCAACGCCGACCGCGCGGTGGTGCGCGGCGCCGAAGGCCTGGTGGCCTTCCATCGTTCGATCGGCGGGAAGCGCGACGAACTGCCCTTCGACATCGATGGCGTCGTCTACAAGGTCAACAGCCGCGAGCTGCAGCGGCGCCTGGGATTCGTCTCGCGCGAGCCGCGCTGGGCGGTGGCCCACAAGTACCCCGCGCAGGAGCAGGTCACCAGGCTGGATCGCATCGACATCCAGGTCGGACGCACCGGCAAGCTGACGCCGGTGGCCAAGCTGGAGCCGGTCTTCGTCGGCGGCACGACGGTCAGCAACGCGACGCTGCACAACCTCTTCGAGATGCGCCGCAAGGGCATCCGCGTCGGGGACCAGGTCATCATCCGGCGCGCCGGCGACGTGATCCCGGAAGTGGTCGGCAAGGTCGACGCGAAGCGCGCGAGCTACGTGCCCAACTTCCGCATGCCCAGGCACTGCCCGATCTGCGGCAGCGACGTCGTGCGCGAGAGGGGCGGCATCGACCACCGCTGCAGCGGCGGCATCTTCTGCCCGGCGCAGCGCAAGCAGGCGATGCTGCACTTCGCCGGACGTCGGGCCATGGACATTGAAGGACTGGGCGACAAGCTCGTCGACCAGCTCGTGGACGGCGGCATCGTCACCAGCCTGCCGGGGCTCTACAAGCTCGGCGTGGCCAAGCTCACCGCGCTGGAACGCATGGGCGACCGGAGCGCGCTGAACCTCATCGATGCGCTGGAGAAGAGCAAGCGCACGACGATGGCGCGCTTCCTCTTCGCGCTGGGCATCCGGCAGGTCGGTGAGACGACGGCGAAGGATCTCGCCAAGCACTTCGGCAACATGGACGGGTTGATGAGCGCGACCGAGGAGCAGCTGCTTGCGGTCAAGGACGTCGGTCCGATCGTTGCGAAGAGCATCGCCGCCTTCTTTGCCGAGGCGCACAACCGCGAGGTCGTCGAGCAGCTGTTCGCCGCGGGCGTCGAGTTCCCGCAATCGGAAGGGGCCGCCGCGGCGCCGGCCGGTCCTCAGCCGCTCGCCGGCAAGACGCTGGTGCTGACCGGCACGCTGCCGACGCTGTCGCGCGACGAGGCCAAGGAACTGATCGAGGCCGCCGGCGGCAAGGTCAGCGGCTCGGTGTCGAAGAAGACCAGCTACGTGATCGCGGGCGAGGAGGCCGGTTCCAAGCTCGACAAGGCGCGCGAGCTGGGCGTCACCGTCCTCGACGAGGAAGGTCTGCAGGCGCTATTGGCCGCGCCGCCGGACGTCCTCGCGGCTGGCTGA